The Bifidobacterium eulemuris genome includes a window with the following:
- a CDS encoding LytR/AlgR family response regulator transcription factor: MMDDRGKAGEPVLHIAICDDEKAFVQHLTDLLNQYSKETGLGIKVTPYYDGMELIEKYDPTVDLIFLDIRMKLVNGLHAAERIRRMDERVGIIFLTTLTQYGLEGYKYQATNYIIKPLQYVRLKSELDKFVERNRKEDNPSLVIANDTGKYKVPLKSIRYIETFNRNLMFHTEQENIICYKSMKEMERALCDNDFVRCHTSYIVNLFYVKGIKKLDIELISGETIPISQPKRKEFMERLTDYWGDML; the protein is encoded by the coding sequence ATGATGGACGATAGAGGGAAGGCAGGTGAACCGGTGTTGCATATAGCGATTTGTGACGATGAAAAAGCTTTTGTTCAGCATTTGACCGACCTATTGAACCAATACAGCAAGGAGACGGGACTGGGCATAAAGGTCACTCCCTACTATGACGGCATGGAGCTGATCGAGAAATACGACCCCACCGTAGACCTGATTTTCCTTGATATTCGCATGAAGCTGGTGAACGGCCTTCATGCCGCCGAGCGCATCCGGCGGATGGATGAACGTGTGGGGATTATTTTCCTGACCACTCTCACGCAGTACGGGCTTGAAGGCTATAAGTATCAGGCGACCAACTACATCATCAAACCTTTACAGTATGTCCGGCTGAAATCGGAGCTGGATAAATTCGTAGAGCGCAACCGGAAGGAAGACAATCCTTCTCTGGTGATCGCCAACGACACGGGAAAATACAAGGTTCCACTGAAATCCATTCGCTATATTGAAACCTTCAACCGCAATCTGATGTTCCATACCGAACAGGAAAACATCATCTGCTACAAAAGCATGAAGGAAATGGAACGGGCGCTCTGCGACAACGACTTTGTGCGTTGCCATACCAGCTATATAGTCAATCTGTTTTATGTGAAAGGCATTAAAAAGCTGGATATTGAATTGATTTCAGGCGAGACCATTCCCATCAGTCAGCCGAAGCGCAAAGAATTCATGGAGCGTCTGACTGACTATTGGGGAGATATGTTATGA
- a CDS encoding carbon starvation CstA family protein produces MTNVASSAAAQAPAPGRLEFENDYTPAEAERVIRNSKGLPVGVRPKMVWTWPKALLWAAIAIVGAIGWSILAVSRGEQISAIWFVIVALCSYAIAYRFYAYYIQMKIMRTDDANATPAERVHDGANFERADRRVLFGQHFAGISGAGPLVGPILAAQMGYLPSVLWIILGVILAGAVQDMLVLWISAKRRGRSLGQMATDEMGKFGGMILSIFLVVMTAIAMAFLALVAIKAMASSPWAVFSIGMTIPIALLMGCYQRFLRPGRVIETTLLGFVLLVLDIVAGGYIADSPVLAPIFTLTAPQLVIALVIYSFAAAALPHWLLVTPRDYLSTLMKIGTLVLLVIGILIANPSVQVPALTELAFTSNGPTFSGDLFPFLFITIACGALSGFHGAVSSGLTPKAVEKENQIRMIGYGSMLVESFTAVIALIAAITLSQGLYFATNMSAAQIQATAGESYSAEASPEANAVAATENMQVSDIEGEQMTTTWESVDENGDPVVYEGEEALTKAAEDLGEQSIVSRTGGATTFAMGMANFLKSYLGGQGSLGFWYHFAIMFEALFILTTVDNGTRVARYQIGEMLANVKRLKKFGDPTWKPGNIITTLVATALWGGLLWMGVADANGGINAMVPIFGISNQLLAAACLMLVTVCVVKMGRAKYAWIPVIPLVWDVAVTFTADFQKIFGPLSYFTTAANYRAQIDSGALEGEALANARAALSNAYLDGVLSVFFLVMMGVFLIVGIVVVAKTLISGKVGVETTSEEPFVESQWFAPSGLVATKLEKKVQREYSAKLHELAQNAEAAA; encoded by the coding sequence ATGACGAACGTTGCGTCATCCGCGGCCGCCCAAGCGCCAGCGCCGGGCAGGCTGGAATTCGAGAACGACTACACGCCGGCCGAGGCCGAGCGCGTCATCCGCAACAGCAAGGGACTGCCCGTCGGCGTGCGCCCGAAGATGGTGTGGACCTGGCCCAAGGCCCTGCTGTGGGCCGCCATCGCCATCGTCGGTGCCATCGGCTGGTCCATCCTCGCCGTCTCGCGCGGCGAACAGATCAGCGCCATCTGGTTCGTGATCGTGGCGCTGTGCTCCTACGCCATCGCCTACCGTTTCTACGCGTACTACATCCAAATGAAAATCATGCGCACCGACGACGCGAACGCCACCCCGGCCGAACGCGTGCACGACGGCGCGAACTTCGAACGCGCCGACCGCCGCGTGCTCTTCGGCCAGCACTTCGCCGGCATCTCCGGTGCAGGCCCGCTCGTCGGCCCGATCCTGGCCGCGCAGATGGGCTACCTGCCTTCCGTGCTGTGGATCATCCTCGGTGTGATCCTCGCCGGCGCGGTGCAGGACATGCTGGTGCTGTGGATCTCCGCCAAGCGCCGCGGCCGCTCCCTCGGCCAGATGGCCACCGATGAGATGGGCAAGTTCGGCGGCATGATCCTGTCGATCTTCCTGGTGGTGATGACCGCCATCGCCATGGCCTTCCTCGCGCTCGTGGCCATCAAGGCCATGGCCTCCTCGCCGTGGGCCGTGTTCTCCATCGGCATGACCATTCCGATCGCCCTGCTGATGGGTTGCTACCAGCGCTTCCTGCGTCCGGGGCGCGTCATCGAAACCACGCTGCTCGGCTTCGTGCTGCTCGTGCTCGACATCGTCGCCGGCGGCTATATCGCCGACTCGCCGGTCCTCGCCCCGATCTTCACCCTGACCGCCCCGCAGCTGGTGATCGCCCTGGTGATCTACTCCTTCGCCGCCGCCGCGCTGCCGCACTGGCTGCTCGTCACCCCGCGCGACTACCTGTCCACGCTGATGAAGATCGGCACGCTGGTGCTGCTGGTGATCGGCATCCTCATCGCCAATCCTTCCGTGCAGGTGCCAGCCCTGACCGAACTGGCCTTCACCTCCAACGGACCGACCTTCTCCGGCGACCTGTTCCCGTTCCTGTTCATCACCATCGCCTGCGGTGCCCTCTCCGGCTTCCATGGCGCGGTGAGCTCCGGTCTGACCCCGAAGGCCGTCGAGAAGGAGAACCAGATCCGCATGATCGGCTACGGCTCCATGCTGGTCGAATCCTTCACCGCCGTAATCGCGTTGATCGCCGCGATCACCCTGAGCCAGGGCCTGTACTTCGCCACGAACATGTCCGCCGCGCAGATCCAGGCCACGGCCGGCGAATCCTATTCCGCCGAAGCCTCACCCGAAGCCAACGCCGTTGCCGCCACCGAGAACATGCAGGTCTCCGACATCGAAGGCGAGCAGATGACCACCACGTGGGAGTCGGTCGACGAGAACGGCGATCCGGTGGTCTACGAGGGCGAGGAGGCGTTGACCAAGGCCGCCGAGGACCTCGGCGAGCAGAGCATCGTCTCGCGCACCGGCGGCGCCACCACCTTCGCCATGGGCATGGCCAACTTCCTCAAGTCCTATCTGGGCGGCCAGGGCTCGCTCGGCTTCTGGTACCACTTCGCCATCATGTTCGAGGCGCTGTTCATCCTCACCACCGTCGACAACGGCACCCGTGTGGCCCGCTACCAGATCGGCGAGATGCTCGCCAACGTCAAGCGGCTCAAGAAATTCGGCGACCCCACCTGGAAGCCCGGCAACATCATCACCACGCTGGTGGCCACCGCGTTGTGGGGCGGCCTGCTGTGGATGGGCGTGGCCGACGCGAACGGCGGCATCAACGCCATGGTCCCGATCTTCGGCATCTCCAACCAGCTGCTCGCGGCCGCCTGCCTCATGCTGGTGACCGTGTGCGTGGTCAAGATGGGCCGCGCCAAGTACGCGTGGATCCCCGTCATTCCGCTCGTGTGGGATGTCGCCGTGACCTTCACCGCCGACTTCCAGAAGATCTTCGGCCCCTTAAGCTACTTCACCACCGCCGCCAACTACCGCGCGCAGATCGACTCCGGCGCGTTGGAGGGCGAGGCGTTGGCCAACGCGAGGGCCGCACTGAGCAACGCCTACCTCGACGGCGTGCTGAGCGTGTTCTTCCTCGTGATGATGGGCGTGTTCCTGATCGTCGGCATCGTGGTCGTCGCCAAGACGCTGATCTCGGGCAAAGTGGGCGTCGAAACCACCAGCGAGGAGCCGTTCGTCGAATCCCAGTGGTTCGCCCCGTCCGGACTGGTCGCCACCAAGTTGGAGAAGAAGGTGCAGCGCGAATACAGCGCCAAGCTGCACGAACTCGCGCAGAACGCCGAAGCCGCGGCTTGA
- a CDS encoding YbdD/YjiX family protein: MNLVLNKLKRAWRGIVWYLREVSGEARYDHYLEHFAVEHPGETPMSEVEYLRAREEYDRLHPNTSCCC; encoded by the coding sequence ATGAACCTCGTATTGAACAAGTTGAAGCGCGCATGGCGCGGCATCGTCTGGTATCTGCGTGAGGTCAGCGGCGAAGCGCGCTACGACCATTATCTCGAGCATTTCGCCGTCGAACATCCCGGCGAAACCCCGATGAGCGAGGTCGAATACCTGCGCGCCCGCGAGGAATACGACCGTCTGCATCCCAATACGAGCTGCTGCTGTTGA
- a CDS encoding helix-turn-helix transcriptional regulator: MSFRDNLQYLRASRNLTQERLAMLLGVSRQAISKWESEKAYPEMDKLLMICDLFGCTLDDLVMGDVRNPANPIVSSRDASELTETVDDRQVGNGGLSTETAQDMTGYDDHVRQFALMVASGIAAIIIGTGLASLFDDNHSIIGPSSWNEVLAVLFVFVGTVIGLALLIPGGMRHADFNRQHPFIEDFYTDADRTSAARRTAVGVVVGIAVIIIGILILIYADEVLGVDDGWPVCLMLMTVAVGVWLFVYVGVRHELMNIEDRNASLEKERKERAGERDRYGELTGAVCGIIMIIATIIALLLLFTGEPIGEMDWSDGWRTGQGLFWLSWPIGALCCGIAALIIQIFKSHHDR, from the coding sequence ATGAGCTTCCGCGACAATCTGCAATATCTGAGAGCGAGCCGCAATCTGACGCAGGAGCGTCTGGCGATGCTGCTGGGCGTCTCGCGTCAAGCCATATCCAAATGGGAGAGTGAAAAAGCGTATCCCGAAATGGACAAGCTGCTGATGATCTGCGACCTGTTCGGCTGCACGCTGGACGATCTGGTCATGGGAGACGTGCGCAATCCCGCGAATCCGATCGTCTCGTCTCGCGATGCCTCCGAGCTCACTGAAACCGTCGACGATCGGCAAGTCGGGAACGGTGGATTATCCACGGAAACGGCGCAGGATATGACCGGCTACGACGATCATGTGCGCCAGTTCGCCCTGATGGTCGCGTCCGGCATCGCGGCGATCATCATCGGCACCGGATTGGCGAGTCTGTTCGACGACAACCATTCGATCATCGGGCCGAGCTCATGGAACGAGGTGCTGGCCGTTTTGTTCGTATTCGTCGGCACTGTCATAGGATTGGCCCTGCTGATTCCGGGCGGCATGAGGCACGCTGACTTCAATCGCCAGCACCCGTTCATCGAGGATTTCTACACCGACGCCGACCGCACATCCGCCGCGCGACGTACCGCTGTGGGCGTGGTCGTCGGTATCGCCGTCATCATCATCGGCATTCTGATACTGATATACGCCGACGAGGTGTTGGGTGTCGACGACGGATGGCCGGTATGCCTCATGCTGATGACGGTCGCAGTTGGCGTATGGCTGTTCGTCTATGTGGGTGTTCGCCATGAGTTGATGAATATCGAGGATCGCAACGCTTCGTTGGAAAAGGAACGCAAGGAACGCGCTGGCGAACGTGACCGCTACGGGGAGCTCACCGGCGCCGTGTGCGGCATCATCATGATCATCGCCACCATCATCGCCCTGCTGCTTCTGTTCACAGGCGAGCCCATCGGTGAGATGGATTGGTCCGACGGATGGCGCACAGGACAAGGCCTGTTCTGGCTGTCGTGGCCCATCGGCGCCCTATGCTGCGGCATCGCCGCGCTAATCATCCAAATCTTCAAAAGCCATCATGACCGGTAG
- a CDS encoding type II toxin-antitoxin system PemK/MazF family toxin: MMTDRKPLPNQLRRFDVVRAWVRYEDDKGRGKYRPIAVIRISNDGEEGVGIKVTSNPTWTEEGDIHIEDWAEAGLDHLSTARCAQLVRFETARLDGYYGHLSRNDIERLSQVITSLPPERFVWL; the protein is encoded by the coding sequence ATGATGACTGATCGCAAGCCTCTTCCTAATCAATTGCGTCGTTTCGACGTGGTACGCGCTTGGGTGAGGTACGAAGATGATAAAGGACGCGGCAAGTATCGCCCCATTGCGGTGATCAGAATCTCCAACGATGGTGAGGAAGGCGTGGGAATAAAGGTCACCAGTAATCCCACCTGGACCGAGGAAGGCGACATTCATATCGAAGATTGGGCCGAGGCCGGACTCGATCACCTCAGCACCGCCCGCTGCGCGCAACTTGTGCGCTTCGAGACTGCACGACTCGATGGCTACTATGGCCATTTGTCCCGCAACGACATCGAACGACTGAGTCAGGTCATTACGTCGCTACCGCCGGAACGATTCGTCTGGCTCTAG
- a CDS encoding TetR/AcrR family transcriptional regulator has protein sequence MSLYIDMLPSDFKVSNVFMTNDTNWSECVSLRESMYRSNNPSALRSQTRIINSFYQLLNDTAYEEISVKQIISKSQISRKTFYRNFDSKEDVLISCIYKILSAYIEEMHTQSEVTLSWIIEQAFRILEHNKNFFQLLQRDNLLYLVLNVINREILDEHFSLSDQKSDFSRYIVYFNVGALFNVLSLWLEKDDAYSADDILRFLSDYMTSGITKNLKSPLVI, from the coding sequence ATGTCACTTTATATTGATATGCTACCGTCGGACTTTAAGGTCAGCAATGTTTTCATGACAAATGACACAAACTGGTCCGAATGTGTCAGTTTGAGAGAATCGATGTACCGTTCAAATAATCCCAGCGCCTTACGGTCGCAGACCAGGATAATCAATTCCTTTTATCAACTTCTTAATGACACCGCTTACGAAGAAATATCTGTAAAGCAGATCATTTCAAAAAGTCAAATCTCAAGAAAAACGTTCTATCGTAACTTTGATTCAAAAGAAGATGTTTTAATTAGCTGCATCTACAAAATATTATCAGCTTACATTGAAGAGATGCATACTCAATCAGAAGTCACTCTGTCATGGATCATAGAACAAGCGTTCCGAATCCTTGAGCACAACAAGAATTTCTTTCAGCTGCTGCAAAGGGACAATCTGCTTTATCTTGTATTGAATGTCATCAACAGAGAAATTTTAGACGAGCATTTTTCTCTGTCTGACCAGAAATCGGATTTCAGCCGATATATTGTCTACTTTAATGTCGGAGCGCTGTTTAACGTTTTGTCTCTATGGCTTGAGAAAGACGATGCTTATTCAGCCGACGATATTCTACGCTTTCTCAGCGATTACATGACAAGCGGTATTACAAAGAATTTAAAAAGTCCTCTGGTCATCTAA
- a CDS encoding response regulator transcription factor, which produces MKVAIADDDAIVCSSLTTILQATGVAQVAWTAADGVEALERYRSGPAMRPDVMLIDIQMPGMDGLEAARRMLEFDKAARILFLTTFADKSYIDQAMALGAKGYLIKQDVASVAPAVQAVMAGQIVLGAEVLGKLTGVGAERSVEKDGRSPLSQSESSAGTHNAPSVRAGNDNAGGCSHDITINGGDSATDKDLRLLHSLSDRERDVAALVAEGFDNREIAAQLFLSEGTVRNRISNILDKLHLSNRTQLAILWLRQTSHRTIPSNRPCDPFNHPKRA; this is translated from the coding sequence ATGAAAGTGGCCATCGCGGACGACGACGCCATCGTGTGTTCGTCTCTCACCACGATTCTTCAGGCGACGGGCGTCGCTCAAGTGGCTTGGACGGCCGCCGACGGGGTCGAGGCGCTGGAACGCTACCGTTCCGGACCGGCGATGCGGCCCGATGTGATGCTGATCGACATCCAAATGCCCGGTATGGACGGACTGGAAGCCGCCCGACGCATGCTTGAATTCGATAAGGCGGCCCGTATCCTGTTCCTCACCACCTTCGCGGACAAGTCCTATATTGACCAGGCCATGGCGTTGGGCGCGAAAGGCTACCTCATCAAACAGGATGTGGCCTCGGTCGCGCCGGCCGTGCAGGCGGTGATGGCCGGACAGATCGTGCTCGGCGCCGAAGTGCTTGGCAAACTCACCGGCGTGGGGGCCGAACGCAGCGTGGAGAAAGACGGACGGTCCCCTCTCTCCCAATCTGAATCCTCCGCTGGAACGCACAATGCTCCCAGTGTTCGTGCCGGGAACGACAATGCCGGAGGATGCAGCCACGACATCACCATCAATGGCGGCGACAGCGCCACGGACAAAGACCTGCGCCTACTACACTCGTTATCCGACCGCGAACGTGACGTCGCTGCCTTGGTCGCCGAAGGATTCGATAACCGCGAGATCGCCGCGCAACTGTTCCTCAGCGAAGGCACGGTACGCAACCGCATTAGCAACATCCTCGACAAGCTGCACCTGTCCAACCGCACCCAACTCGCCATCCTCTGGCTCAGACAGACTTCGCACAGAACTATTCCCTCCAACCGTCCGTGCGACCCTTTTAATCACCCAAAACGAGCATAG
- a CDS encoding sensor histidine kinase: MLVTGLLDKLLLMALCALLLVQWRGAVTARDIAVMLTAVCCASVTEWLLVTMRFSWAWVPGCLTLACSLVLPTFLFTLPTVAFDACRLAGHPNAAQEPHQRLAMQRSESWLRQIGRVTVLPYLWMVPLCWTLLAHPDWRATGAVIALLTVMAFLWGSSAHRQTLTGLRLNRIQDERRNSVRALRDQLSDAHEDRMTATRTAMLNERTRIARDIHDNVGHLLTRAIMQSEASRVLAEARHDAVSERGFADIHSTLDEAMTMVRRSVHDLDDEGVDFAAWMADAARSTGRLRVDLRSTVTDAPAPVARCFAAVIHESLSNAARHSTANRVTVVAQEFPAFWQLVVQDNGDAVARRNPHGSGRIAPTMPSHPVDRRGMGLADIEARVRTLDGVCSTGPHGDGWRVFVSIPKAPFAHRNGEIQSLARNTRNGADS, encoded by the coding sequence ATGCTTGTGACCGGATTATTGGACAAGCTGCTGCTGATGGCGCTGTGCGCGCTGCTGCTTGTCCAATGGCGGGGTGCCGTCACGGCGCGGGATATCGCCGTGATGCTGACGGCCGTCTGCTGCGCGTCGGTGACGGAATGGCTGCTCGTCACGATGCGGTTCTCTTGGGCGTGGGTTCCCGGATGCCTGACGCTCGCATGCTCGTTGGTATTGCCGACGTTTCTTTTCACCCTGCCGACGGTCGCGTTCGACGCCTGCCGCCTTGCCGGTCATCCCAACGCGGCGCAGGAGCCGCATCAACGCCTCGCAATGCAGCGTTCGGAATCCTGGCTGCGGCAGATTGGCCGTGTCACAGTATTGCCGTATCTGTGGATGGTCCCGCTGTGCTGGACGCTGCTGGCCCATCCCGACTGGCGCGCCACCGGTGCCGTGATCGCCCTGTTGACGGTGATGGCGTTCCTGTGGGGATCGTCCGCGCACCGGCAGACGCTGACGGGACTTCGTTTGAACCGCATACAGGATGAGCGGCGCAACAGCGTGCGGGCGCTGCGAGATCAACTCTCCGACGCCCACGAGGATCGCATGACGGCTACCCGCACCGCCATGCTGAACGAGCGTACGCGCATCGCACGCGATATCCACGACAATGTGGGCCATCTGCTCACCCGCGCGATCATGCAAAGCGAGGCGTCACGTGTGCTCGCCGAAGCGAGACATGACGCCGTATCCGAGCGGGGTTTCGCCGATATTCACAGCACCCTTGATGAGGCCATGACGATGGTGCGACGGTCCGTCCATGATCTCGATGATGAGGGGGTCGATTTCGCCGCGTGGATGGCGGATGCCGCCCGTTCGACGGGCCGACTGCGTGTCGACCTGCGCAGCACCGTCACCGACGCGCCCGCACCTGTCGCCCGCTGTTTCGCCGCGGTTATCCACGAATCCCTATCCAATGCCGCGCGACACAGCACGGCCAACCGGGTGACGGTGGTCGCACAGGAGTTCCCCGCATTCTGGCAGCTGGTCGTACAGGATAACGGCGATGCCGTCGCACGGAGGAATCCCCACGGCAGCGGAAGGATTGCGCCGACGATGCCCTCGCATCCGGTGGACCGCCGCGGTATGGGATTGGCCGATATCGAAGCCAGGGTGCGGACTCTCGATGGCGTCTGCTCGACTGGCCCTCATGGCGACGGATGGCGGGTGTTCGTGTCGATTCCCAAAGCGCCGTTCGCGCATCGCAACGGCGAGATTCAATCCTTAGCCCGGAATACAAGGAATGGAGCGGATTCATGA
- a CDS encoding ABC transporter ATP-binding protein — protein MLALDYFDLDVRRGEIFGLLGPNGSGKSTAINCILALLTYDEGEISVFGEPVTPTSYDVKRRIGIVPQNVAVFNELTVTENIDYFCSLYVTERKRRAELVEQAIDFVGLGEFRRFRPGKLSGGLKRRLNIACGIAHRPELIFFDEPTVAVDPQSRNAILEGIRRLNREGATIVYTSHYMEEVERIADRILIMDHGRHLALGTAEELKNMIGMGERICVATLDLDDVTLRRILALPFVIEATWDGKELDVRCRRGERNLADLLDMLNESGVNVGHLTSRPPSLNDVFLELTGTALRDSADGDGTEE, from the coding sequence ATGCTGGCGCTTGATTATTTCGACCTCGACGTGCGGCGGGGCGAGATCTTCGGACTGCTCGGGCCCAACGGTTCCGGCAAATCCACGGCCATCAACTGCATCCTCGCATTGCTGACCTATGACGAAGGAGAGATCAGCGTGTTCGGCGAACCGGTCACACCGACCAGCTACGACGTGAAGCGGCGTATCGGCATCGTGCCGCAGAACGTGGCCGTGTTCAACGAGCTCACCGTCACGGAGAACATCGACTACTTCTGTTCGCTGTACGTAACCGAGCGCAAGCGCCGCGCCGAACTGGTCGAGCAGGCCATCGATTTCGTCGGATTGGGGGAGTTCCGCAGGTTCCGCCCCGGCAAACTCTCCGGAGGTCTCAAACGTCGGCTCAACATCGCATGTGGCATCGCCCACCGGCCGGAGCTGATCTTCTTCGACGAGCCGACCGTGGCCGTCGATCCGCAAAGCCGCAACGCCATCCTCGAGGGCATCCGGCGGCTCAACCGTGAAGGTGCGACCATCGTATACACCAGCCATTACATGGAGGAGGTCGAGCGGATCGCCGACCGCATCCTCATCATGGACCACGGCCGGCATCTCGCGCTCGGCACCGCCGAGGAACTCAAAAACATGATCGGCATGGGGGAACGCATCTGCGTCGCGACCTTGGACCTTGATGACGTGACGTTGCGTCGGATCCTCGCGCTGCCGTTCGTCATCGAAGCCACTTGGGACGGCAAGGAACTGGACGTGCGTTGCAGACGCGGCGAACGCAATCTCGCCGATCTGCTCGACATGCTCAACGAGTCGGGCGTCAACGTCGGGCATCTGACCAGCCGCCCGCCCTCCCTGAACGACGTGTTTCTGGAACTGACCGGCACCGCCTTGCGTGATTCGGCCGACGGTGACGGAACCGAAGAGTAG
- a CDS encoding ABC transporter permease, translating to MWSTFIAMMRINLRDKSGVFWMICFPVILATMLQGVFGGISEQNVIEPVPVAVVSDAAWDGAYGAERFVRALAAGGDGETTLVSMTETNRIEQAEELLDGGEVSAILAADDDGRIVMTISDTTAAQVRAAQVNGGDATSISLSALSNALDVFNTNSGIIADAITAALRRDPRLAGDPDFWTAFSDRLDTSTVDSDAVSYTNEITLTRFTPDPMARYHFALLGMAAMLSMLFSCIPLVLMQANLTDSGARITAGALPKSRMVLGAFLAGWLMSFLSSSIAFLYIRYALGITVGGREILAEVGLLVASFTASALGLALGAIPELSLNAKNAISIAISVGLSVPAGLMGVTSMALNDTIQREAPLFHLINPVKQVSNLFYDLLYYDSLAPFAQTIAVLLIMSALAVVAATALLRRQRYAHL from the coding sequence ATGTGGAGTACGTTCATCGCCATGATGCGCATCAATCTGCGCGACAAATCGGGCGTGTTCTGGATGATCTGCTTTCCCGTCATCCTTGCCACCATGCTGCAGGGCGTGTTCGGCGGCATCTCCGAGCAAAACGTGATCGAGCCGGTGCCGGTGGCCGTGGTGTCGGATGCGGCATGGGACGGCGCGTATGGTGCCGAACGCTTCGTGCGGGCCTTGGCGGCGGGCGGCGACGGCGAGACCACGCTGGTGAGCATGACCGAAACAAACAGGATCGAGCAGGCCGAAGAGCTGCTGGACGGCGGCGAAGTGAGCGCCATACTGGCCGCGGACGACGACGGCCGCATCGTCATGACCATCTCCGACACGACCGCGGCCCAAGTGCGAGCGGCCCAAGTGAACGGCGGCGATGCGACCTCGATCAGCCTGAGCGCGTTAAGCAATGCGCTCGACGTGTTCAACACGAACAGCGGCATCATCGCCGACGCCATCACCGCGGCGTTGCGGCGAGATCCGCGGCTGGCCGGCGACCCCGACTTCTGGACGGCCTTCAGCGACCGCCTCGATACCAGCACGGTCGACTCCGACGCCGTCTCCTACACCAATGAGATCACGCTCACACGGTTCACGCCCGACCCCATGGCGAGATACCACTTCGCGCTACTGGGCATGGCCGCCATGCTGAGCATGCTGTTCTCCTGCATTCCTTTGGTTCTCATGCAGGCGAACCTGACCGACAGCGGCGCGCGCATCACCGCGGGCGCATTGCCGAAATCACGCATGGTATTGGGAGCGTTCCTCGCCGGATGGCTGATGTCGTTCCTGTCTTCCAGCATCGCGTTCCTGTACATCCGTTATGCGCTCGGCATCACCGTCGGCGGACGTGAGATTCTGGCCGAGGTCGGACTGCTCGTCGCCTCGTTCACAGCTAGCGCCTTGGGACTGGCGCTTGGCGCGATTCCCGAACTCTCCTTGAACGCCAAAAACGCCATATCGATCGCCATATCCGTCGGATTGTCCGTTCCTGCGGGACTGATGGGCGTCACCTCTATGGCGCTCAACGACACGATTCAACGCGAGGCTCCCTTGTTCCACCTCATCAACCCAGTCAAACAGGTTTCGAATCTGTTCTATGACCTGCTGTACTACGACAGCCTCGCCCCGTTCGCCCAAACCATCGCCGTTCTGCTCATCATGTCCGCGCTTGCCGTGGTCGCGGCGACGGCTCTGCTCAGGAGGCAACGCTATGCGCACCTGTAA